CTCTAAAGACTAAAAGAAATGACCCAAAGTGATGCTGACTCTTCTAATGTGGTACATGTAAATGGTAGATGTGATATTACTAACACAGTCAGGCAGTTATGATGAAAGAATAAATGATTCAGTGCAGTTAGCAACATCAGTATCATCTAGTGAAAACACCCCAGTGTGAACACCAGTTAACAGAGTATTTGATTCAAGAGCCTCATAGGGGAAATGCACAGGGTCATTTAGAGCATTATTCTTGGATGGCTATTGGACCCCCCTCAAAGACCTTAATTTCCTGTAGCTGTGCCATAACACTGTCATACTCTTTCTCCCAAACATCGTCTGACAGTGACGATGGATCAATCTCCAGGAAGGCATAGGCGTCCTTGGACTGTATTTTGAACATTTGAGCACATTTAATACAGGAACCACCAAAATCTGACCAAATCTGTAAAAGAGATGCAGTCATTTAGACCTAAAGTCATTTATACTTATATAATGAACAAGAACTGATTCAAAATTGATTCTACATTATACTTTTCAAATGTTACTGTAATGAGCAAATTGTTTTTGAACTTTAGAATGTCATTGACTTCATAATGTAATTTTACATTACTGTCATAGTTTCATAAATCAGTTACCTGTGAAGCATACTGGATTGAGTTCACAAATTGATCTTTAAAATCAGGGTCTTCAATGAGATCTTCATTAACAAAGGTCTTTTGCTTCATGGTCTCCAACATGCTCTCCACCTTTCCCCAGAGTTTTTTAAGTTGAATCAGAATTTGCAGAATTTTCGACAGATAACGCTGGACCTCCTTGAGGTGGACAGGGCTGGGTATAGCGCCTGGAACAAACACAAAGTAACCAAAGCAGTGAATACAAGAAAGGAAAACTATGCAGAGTGTTGATATGGAAGTGTCTACAGGGGTCTCTGTTTTTGTAATCCTAAAAAAGACTGTGTAGAGACACATtagcagacatgtgaacaagtcactaagttgcaagtaacaagtaagtctcaagtcttcacaatcaagtctcgagtcaagtcccaagtcaatacaattaagtctcgagtcaagtcccaagtcttaaacttcaagtcctagtcaagtcaccagatgtaatttcaatatttaacacaattgatgcagttgattagtagtatattaaggtagtcagactaactaacgttaagcGTTTGAGTgattcggttcgcttgagtgagatgtcatcgcaattgtcgtcgtcacccccccccccacccgttcACCTCGGTGACTTTCTTCCGTACGTccgtccccctctccctctcccccgatCGGCTGCAGAACTTCACCTGTAGCTAGCttacggataaactgagctgagcggttcacattttacagcaccatttaatacaaaattatCCATTTATGTGATTCtctattacttatttattatgttaaaataaggatttcaagtcttttcaagtcttaaagctgaagtccgattccaagtccaagtcagtaaaggtaaagtctaagtcaagtcgtaagtcttcagtgatgttgtcgagtcaagtcacaagtcatcagtttagtgactcgagtccacacgtctgcaCATTAGGCCTACTGCACTACCTGCATCCCAAAGTTGAGTGTCTGTGGcatcagcaaacacacacacacacacacacacacacattcaaaaccACCAAAACATTCATCCAAAGACACTCACCCAAGTCAATTTGTAATTTTGCCGATTTCAAATGGTAGCCTATTTTCTTGCCATGAATGTCCCACTGTTTTTGCTTCAGATTTGACTTTTCAGAGATGAGTTGATCCACCTGGGTTTGAAGAGATATGGTTTTCTCAGCAGCACCAGGGCCAATTGTGACATCATAAATGCTCTTTGTGATTGCCCCAATGAAAGGCACAACAGACATGAGGAGGCAAAGGCCTGAGTTTTTCCTTGTTACATCCTTTATGTGACTCTGCAGCTCCTGACTTTTAGCATTTATCATTTTGGCATTTTCTTCAAGCTCTTTCTCAACTTTGGCAAGCTCTTCATCAAGTTTCTTTATAGTTTCATTCATTGCTTGATCTTCCTGGGAAAGCTGGACAGTCTTCTTCTCAGTGTCTGACTTTTCAGTGATGATGTCACTGGTTGTTGTGGCCACATTGTTATTATGTTCAGTGTAGCTAAATATCAAAAACAGTCATCAGTCAACAAGCATTCACTTTGTGTCTATAGGTTGAGAACTATCTAGAATTAGTTTTTGTGTTTTAAAAACTAACAAATTAACATTACTAAGAAATGAAAATCTAAAATGTTCTGCTGCTGCTAATTCATACGTCTCTGCATAACACCATTTCTATATCTTGTGGAAATTGAGGCTGCAAACTAATAAATGTTACCTCTGCATCATCATCTCCACGTCTGCAATAATATCATGGACCCAGGTTCTTGATTTTTCCAGATACCTTATAGCCAGGCatggtttatttttttcaatagcAACTATCAGCATTGGAAACAGTGATGAAACAAGATTCTGACCGGTGCCCACACACTGTGttggaaagaaaaacaaaatataGAATGTATTTTAATGTTAAAGAAATATCACCTTGCAAATATGAGCCTCACTACTGCTGTTGCTCCATGTGCGATACTATTTGGAGACAATCCAGTTACTGAGCTGATTATCGAGTACAGTACAGTAGCAGTTTGTATTACATTTCTCTTGCGAAATCCTTTTTAACTTGAGAAAGACTGTGTGAAGCACTGAGATGCAGAGTTTTTGAAAGAGGTCAAATAATTTGATCACACTGATGGGTTATAACATTTTCCTTAATTGTAGTAGTATTCCCTCTATTCATCTGTGATATACAATAAGGTCATAAGGTCATGATTGTTATACATTCATTATAAATTACTTTCTTTTTGATGGACTGAAACAAACAGATACATACAATGACATCATACCTTCAGTAGTAGAGTTTCAGAAGATCCAAAGAGCATTTGGGTTTCTACAGCCCGCTTCCTGAGGAGCCTCTCCAAGTTTGGGAATTTAGCCAGACACAGGTAGGAGATGTGAAACAGCAGGGAGACCTGCTTAGATACTGGGAGAAGCTCCTCCACGAATGCTGGACTCCATTCAGAGAGTTGCACAAGTTCTGTGATTCAATAAAAACATATTTGAATGAAATGATCTCACAACCTTGTATAAACCTTCTCACGCCCTAAAGAATTTGGAAATAATTTAATTATAATAATCAGTAAGTCACTCTAAAAATTTAAACTTACCTTTGCTGTTAGCCATTGTCTGTAAGGACAGGGAAGAACTGTACACTGTTGCTCTATAATTCAACAAAAGAGGTTAGAATAGCATCACCAAACTTAGTAAACACCATACTACTTGTGGTTCTTAAACTTGTACCTAAATGTGCACATTCAAAGACATGAAACGTACCTGCAAAGCTTTGTGCTTCTTGGTGGTGCAGTGTGTGAGATGCTCACTGGAGGACATTTATATCAAGCATGCTCCACCGCTAAAGGTTATAAATGGAATGTTTCCAGTCCACATTTCTGAATAAAACCAAGGCAAactgctttgctgtgaaaatgtGTTTGTAAAGGCAAGAATTAACTCAGCTTTGGCTGATAAATGGATTAAGAATGTAACACCACAAGCGTCAGGGAGCAATAAGGcagacaaacgctgagaagagcgataTTTAATAAAAGGCATTCCAAAATCCAGCCATCCATTCATTATCTGTACTGcctaatcccgctagtcggggtcacagaggggctggagccaatcattcaaaacaggaacagacacaggaacagacacagacactacaaCACCAGCAAAGACAACACCGGGAACCATAGAGGAAACACAAAGAAATAGGgctgaaccaattaattgaacaaataattccataaaagacattttttaaacacaagatccacattcaggcttcctaaatcacataagagctctcccttttagcgatgcctttccaCGTATCCCTCATAAAGAATCCGCTCACCCCTCACACGGCCCTAGTCCAAAGTCATGGGCATTtttattatacacaaaaatataataaaacaacacaaataaataGCTAATCAGTTTTACGGTTTATGTGGGTCAttgataaaaaaagaaaatgatttattacattttacaataaaaaataGAAATGGTTGATGGGAAATATTTTGTGTTACTGTAACGATTGCTAGAGACCGGGGTGACGCAAATGCAAAGTGAGGAATGTTTATTATAATGACACCAGTGAAACACAAGGTAGAAACACAGAACATCGAACagaacactgaacagaactaCACTACACAACGAAGGGCTAATACAATCAAACGAGTCAACGAAATGAAATGGCAGGGTTAGCTCACTGGGGAAATCAAACATACCACATGCTACATAAACATAAAAGGGGAGAGACCTAACGAAATACAAAGAGACTAGATTCAAACAAACAACGAAGGAACATACTACATCTAGACTAAAGAGAAACCATGACAAAGCACAACACACGAAACTGATTATACAAGCGACAGGGAAACTAACAACAGTGAAATCAAAAACCGAGACAGAATACACGGAACAGAGTGGAAGGGCAAACGAGAATGAAAACATCCACAACCATGTACAACTAAAGGAAAACTAGGAATATGAAACAGGAAGATCTAAACTAGCGAACACAAGAGAGAAGAAACCGGGGGAGGGGAGACTCACgtacaaacaatgaccgacacaggagtGAAACACCACGGGGATTAAATATCCACAGAAAAcatgacggtgaaacgagacgcaggtgggaacaatgaggtcaggggcgtggcagacagtgGGAGAAACCATGGAACGGGGAAGCTAGGcgacactgggacagacacaaacacaggcacaaatAAACACTGAAACGGTAACAGGCTTCACGCTTGTGGGAGGGCTGCCAGGGGAGAAAACCCTCCCTGGGTTGCAGGTGCTGCAGTGGGCGGTCCTCCCCCTTCCCTTCCCGCAGATCCTCCACCACGTGCGGTGCTACTGGGCGTGTCACTCGCTGCTGCACCAGCAGTCCCTTCGGTGGGCCCGCGAGTAGTCTTTCTGTGCGCCTTCGGGAGGCGCGCCTGCGGGTATCCCTGCTGCCTTTCACCTTCCTCTCTCCGAGGTGTGAAGGGAACGTCAGCAGTCCTTGGCGGTTGCTCGGAGGGTTTCTcaacctccatctcctcctcgtcTGAGGCCTCCGGAGTGTGGCAACCGGAGTAGTCCATACTGCTCCCATCGACTCCTCTTTGGCCTGTTGAGCGTGACGCAGCAGGCTCGCACAGACGGTATCCTGACTtcgacaaagacgagcacgagacactgcgcaaacgcacattagacaaaccacatatgccccaagtgatcacgagacaagccacaggtgagactgatgaacacactcagacaaccaCACCcatggagatccacagacgcagacgcctagacgtagacaacataaacacacgcccaaaggggaggggtcaggggctgtagcgtgacaaatGGCCTCCTAATAGGACTCCCAAAAAAGACAATCAAACAGCTACAGctgattcaaaatgcagctgctagAGTTCTCACTAGGAGCAAAAGAAGTGATC
The window above is part of the Brachyhypopomus gauderio isolate BG-103 chromosome 9, BGAUD_0.2, whole genome shotgun sequence genome. Proteins encoded here:
- the LOC143522427 gene encoding uncharacterized protein LOC143522427, whose protein sequence is MANSKELVQLSEWSPAFVEELLPVSKQVSLLFHISYLCLAKFPNLERLLRKRAVETQMLFGSSETLLLKCVGTGQNLVSSLFPMLIVAIEKNKPCLAIRYLEKSRTWVHDIIADVEMMMQSYTEHNNNVATTTSDIITEKSDTEKKTVQLSQEDQAMNETIKKLDEELAKVEKELEENAKMINAKSQELQSHIKDVTRKNSGLCLLMSVVPFIGAITKSIYDVTIGPGAAEKTISLQTQVDQLISEKSNLKQKQWDIHGKKIGYHLKSAKLQIDLGAIPSPVHLKEVQRYLSKILQILIQLKKLWGKVESMLETMKQKTFVNEDLIEDPDFKDQFVNSIQYASQIWSDFGGSCIKCAQMFKIQSKDAYAFLEIDPSSLSDDVWEKEYDSVMAQLQEIKVFEGGPIAIQE